From Deinococcus radiotolerans, a single genomic window includes:
- a CDS encoding carbohydrate ABC transporter permease → MTSARQTGAPRAARRPRRLNLPVALIYAALTLGVIVTLFPFAWMVLTSLKSFQELFNLSFLPQQPTLDNYAQVLTQTKFLQWFGNSLLVAGVTTLSVLFFDSLVGYTLAKFDFPGKNLIFLLILSSLMIPTEMLVIPWFVGVSDLHLTRSVPGSYFAILFPGLISAFGVFLMRQFFESLPTDLIEAARIDGEHEFGIFWRIALPLVRPALASLGIFTFLGNWNAFLWPLIVIQQPQFRTLPVGTALFNGEAGTQWGLIMAASSLAVIPVLIVFAIFQKQIIDGIVMTGLKG, encoded by the coding sequence GTGACGTCCGCCCGCCAGACCGGCGCGCCCCGCGCCGCCCGCCGGCCGCGCCGCCTCAACCTGCCCGTCGCCCTGATCTACGCCGCGCTCACCCTGGGCGTGATCGTCACGCTCTTCCCGTTCGCGTGGATGGTCCTCACCAGCCTCAAGAGCTTCCAGGAACTCTTCAACCTGTCCTTCCTGCCGCAGCAGCCGACCCTGGACAACTACGCCCAGGTGCTCACGCAGACCAAGTTCCTCCAGTGGTTCGGCAACAGCCTCCTCGTGGCCGGCGTCACCACCCTGAGCGTGCTGTTCTTCGATTCCCTCGTCGGGTACACCCTCGCGAAATTCGACTTTCCCGGCAAGAACCTGATCTTCCTGCTGATCCTGTCGTCTTTGATGATCCCCACGGAAATGCTCGTCATTCCCTGGTTCGTGGGCGTCAGCGACCTGCACCTCACGCGCAGCGTGCCCGGCTCGTACTTCGCGATCCTGTTCCCCGGGCTGATCAGCGCGTTCGGCGTCTTCCTGATGCGTCAATTCTTCGAGAGCCTCCCCACGGACCTCATCGAAGCGGCCCGCATCGACGGTGAGCACGAGTTCGGCATCTTCTGGCGGATCGCGCTGCCCCTGGTCCGTCCCGCCCTGGCGAGCCTCGGCATCTTCACCTTCCTCGGCAACTGGAACGCTTTTTTGTGGCCCCTGATCGTCATTCAACAGCCGCAGTTCCGCACGCTCCCGGTCGGCACCGCCCTGTTCAACGGTGAAGCGGGCACCCAGTGGGGCCTGATCATGGCGGCCAGCAGCCTCGCCGTCATCCCGGTCCTGATCGTC